The following DNA comes from Amycolatopsis albispora.
AGGGAATGGGCCAACAGCCGGGTGCAGACGATCTACGGCGGCACCACCGAAGTGATGAAGGAACTCCTCGGCAGTTCCCTCGGCCTGTGACCGGACACCGCACAGAAAGGAGTTCAGATGGGGGACACGGGTCCGACCGTCTACGAATGGGCAGGCGGCGCCGAGGCCTGGCACCGGCTGACCGAGGTCTTCTACCAGAAGGTGGTCAAGGACGAGCTGCTGGCTCCGCTGTTCGCGCACATGGAACCCGACCACCCGGAACACGTCGCGCTGATGCTCGGCGAGGTGTTCGGCGGACCGGCCGACTACACCGAGCGGTTCGGCGGGTACCCGCGCCTGGTGGCCCGGCACCGCGGCCGCGACATCCAGCCGGAGCAGCGCGCCCGCTGGGTGGAGCTGATGCTGGAAACCGCGGACGAGGTGGGCCTGCCCGACGACGCGCCGTTCCGGTCGGCGTTCGTGGCGTACCTGGAATTCGGCTCCAGGCGGGCCATGGCCAATTCGAAACCGGGCGCGACCCCGGGGCGGCGCGAAACCCTCAAGCTCTGGGGCTGGGGCGAGGCCGCCCCCGGCGAAGAGTGACATGGGGATCGCGGACCGGATCGAGCGGCTGCTGCGGGAGGCGCCGGACGACGCCGAAGCGATCGAGCACCACGGGGTGTGGTGGTCGTGGGGCCGGCTGCGTGCCTGCGCGCAGACGGCGGACGAGGCGTTGCGGGCCGCCAGGACCGGCCCCGGCGCCCGGGTGGGGCTGATCCTGGACAACCGGCCCGAACACGTGGCGGCGCTGGCCGCGTTGCTGGCCGGCGGGCGGTGCGCCGTCGTGCTCAACCCGTTGCAGCCCGCTGATCGGCTCGCCGCGGACATCGCCGGTGCCGGGGTTTCGACGGTGCTCGGCGGATCGGACCACCTCGCCGCCGCGGGACTGCCGACGGCCGAGGTGCGGGCGGTGGAGCTGGGCCGGGACGGCGCGGTGCGGTCGTCCGGCGGGCCGGACCTGGTGCGGCCGGGCAGCGGTCCCGGCGTCGCGTTCGAGCTGTTCACCTCCGGAACCACCGGCCCGCCCAAGCGCATCGCGCTGAGCTACCGGCAACTGGACCAGGCGCTGGCGTCCGCCGGGCAGGCCCCGGAGCCGGAGGCGCTCCTGCTGCCGTCGGTCTCGGTGATCGCCGCACCGCTGGTGCACATCGGCGGGCTGTGGGGCGTGCTCAGCGCACTGCACACCGGCCGCCGGATGGTGCTGATGACCAGGTTCTCGGTGTGGCCGTGGGTCGAAGCCGTCGAGCGGTACCGGGTGCGGGCCGCCTTCCTCGTGCCCGCGGCGTTGCGCGACATCCTGGCCGACGACGTCCCTCGTGAGCGGCTGGCTTCGCTCAAGCTGATCACCTCCGGTTCCACCGTGCTGCCCGCCGAACTGGCCGACAGCTTCTACCGGCGGTACGGCATCCGGGTGCTGACCACCTACGGCGCCACCGAGTTCGCCGGCGCGGTGGCCGGCTGGACCTACGCGCTGCACGAGAAGTGGTGGGATCGCAAGGCGGGCAGCTCCGGCCAGGCTTATCCCGGGGTGCGGCTGCGGGTGACCGGCGAGGCCGGTGCGGTGCTGCCGGCCGGCCAGGTCGGCAGGCTGGAGGTCCGGACCGCGCAGTCCGCGCGCGGCGCGGGGGCCTGGGTGCGCACCAGCGACCTGGCGCGGATCGACGAGGACGGCTTCCTCTGGGTGGTCGGCCGGGCCGACGACGCGATCAACCGGGGCGGGTTCAAGGTGCGGCCGGACGCGGTCAGGCGCGCGCTGGAACGGCACCCCGCCGTGCGTGAGGCGGCGGTGGCCGGGCTGCCGGACGTGCGGCTGGGCGCGGTCCCGGTGGCCGCGGTGGAACTCGAACCGGGGCAGCCGCGGCCCGCCGTGGCCGAACTGCTCGACCTGTGCCGCGCCGAACTGCTGCCCTACGAACTGCCCCGGCACGTCCTGCTGGTCGACGCGCTGCCCCGCAGCCCGTCGGCCAAGGTCAGCCGCACGGACGTGCTGGAGCTGGTGCGTGCCGCGCTGGCCGAGGAGGCCCTCACCCCATGACACAGGAGACACACGAGACCATGAGCACCACGGAAACCCCGCGCTCGATCCCGACCGCGCTGCCCGGCTTCACCGTTCGCGTGGCCACACCGGCCGAATGGGCGCGGGTGACCGAGTGGGCGAACCGGGAAGGCTGGAACCACGGGTTCTCCGACGCCGCCTGCTTCCTCGCCACCGACCCGCACGGCTTCTTCCTGGGGTACCTGGGCGACCGCCCGGTCGCGGCCGTGTCACTGGTCAACCACAACGACGGGTACGCGGTCTGGGGCCACTACCTGGTCGATCCCGGGTTCCGGGCCCAGGGGTACGGGCGGGCGACCTGCCGGGTGGCCCGCAAGCACGCCGGGGACCGGATCCTCGCCTCCGACGCGATGCCCGGCCAGGTCACCAACTACACCCGGTCCGGGCTGGTCCGCGCGCACGACACCGTGCACTACACGGGACTGCCGCGGCCATCCGGTGACGCCGCGGCCGGCGTGGTGCCCTACGAACCAGCTTGGCTGGACGCCGTCACCGACTACGACCGACTGTCCTTTCCGGACGGTCGCCCGGCGTTCCTGGCGCACTGGCTGGCCGCCGAGGGACACCGCACCTTCCTGCGGGTGACCGACGGGGTGCTCACCGGCTACGGCGTGCTGCGCCCCGCCCCGCTGCGCTGGCGCATCGGCCCGCTGGTGGCCGACACCGAACAGGACGGCGAAGCCCTGTTCGCCGCGCTCACGACCGGTCTCGGCCCGGACGAGGAGGTGTCGTTGTTCGTGCCCGAACGACAGGGCTGGTTCGCCGCCGCACGGGGGCTCACCGAGGAGTTCCGGGTGGTGCGCATGTACACCGCGGCCGTGCCGGAAGGCCGGGCGGAGCGCGTCTACGCCATCGGCAGCCTGGAACTCGGCTGAGCCGGGCGGAATCGGAGGAGTTGCGATGACGGACCTGTCCAAGGCACGGGGCACGCTGATGCGGCGGTTGTTCGGTTCGCGTGCCACCGAGGTGGTGGCCCTGATGGCGCGCATGGACCTCGCCGACGCCATCGGCGACGGAGTTGCCGACGCCGAGGTGCTCGCGCGGTCCTACGATCTCGCCCCGGACCGGCTGCACCGGCTGCTGCGGGCGCTGACCAGCCTCGGCATGTGCGCGGAGAGCGCACCGGGCAAGTTCACCCTGACCGAGGCCGGGGCGCTGCTGCGCCAGGACCACCCGGAGTCGATGTACGACTTCGCGCGCTTCCACACCGCGCCCGAGACCCTGCGCCCGTGGACCAGCCTGGAGCGCAGCCTGTACACCGGGCGCGCCGCGTTCGAGGAGCACTTCGGGCAGCCGCTGTACGACCACCTGGCGGACCATCCGGAACTGTCCGCGCGGTTCGCCGCGGCGATGAGCGAGGAGAGCCGGACCACCGCGGAGACGATCGCCGAGCACTACGACTTCGGGCCGTTCCGCACGGTCACCGACATCGGCGGGGGCGACGGCACGCTGATCACCGCGATCCTCCGGCGGAACCCCGGCCTGCACGGCACCGTCTTCGACACCGCCGAGGGCGTGGCCCAAGCCGCCGATCGGGTCCGGGCGGCCGGGCTCGGTGACCGCTGCGTGATCACCACCGGCGACTTCTTCACCGCGGTACCAGCGGGTTCGGACCTGTACCTGATCAAAAGCACGCTGCACAACTGGGACGACGAGCACGCCGTCCGGATCCTGCGCAGCTGCCGGGCGGCGCTGGGCGAGCACGGCAGGTTGCTGATCATCGACGTGCTGCTGCCCGAGCGGGTGGGGCCGGACCCGGCCGGGCTGAACCCGTACATCAAGGACCTGCAGATGCTGGTGCTCGTCGGCGGGCAGGAACGCACCCTGGCGGACTTCGACCGGCTGACCGCAGCGGCCGGGCTGGCCATCGGTTCCGTGGTCGCGCTGCCCGCGCACGTCGGCCTGAGCCTGATCGAAGCCAGGCCGGCATGATCCCCTCGTCGAGCACCGGTGAGCTGGTCGAACGGTGCGCGCTGCGCTACGGCGGCCAGATCGCGGTGGTGTGCGGGGAGCGGCGGCTCACCTACCGGGCCCAGCTCGCCCGCATCCGGCAGACCGGGCGCGCGCTGCTGTCGCTGGGGTTGCGCCGCGGTGACCGGGTCGCGCTGCTGATGGCCAACGGCCCGCGCCTGCTCGATGTCTACTTCGGACTGCTCTGGGCCGGGTTGGCGGTGGTGCCGCTCGATCCCGTCGGTGGACGGCGCGACCACGCGTTCCGCATCCGGGATTCGGGTGCGCGCGCGGTGGTGCACGACTCCGGCCAAGACGGCCAGGTGGCCGCGGAGCACACACTCGACGCCGAGCACCTGGCGCGGCTGGCCGATCGGGAGGCGACGGGGCCGGGACGGCCCGAGACCGGGCCGGACGATCTGTACGGCATCTTCTACACCGCCGACGCCGAGGGCCGCGCCAGGGGAGCGGTGCACACGCACGCCACCTACCTGTGGGCGGTGCTGGGGCACCTCCTCGACGCCGGGCTCGGTGAGTGCGACCGGTTCGCGCACGTCGCGCCGATCACGCACGCCGGTGGTGTGTTCGTGCTGCCGACCTGGTTGCGTGGTGGCACGAACGTGCTGCTGGAACGGTTCGACCCGGAACTGTTCGCCCACACGGTCGAAACCGAGCGGATCACCGCCACGATGGTGGTGCCCACCATGCTCAACCTGTTGCTGGACCACGTCGGTGGCAACGCGGCGGGTCTGCGGTCACTGTCCACAGTGGTCTACGGGGTGGCACCGATGCGCCGGGCGCGGCTGTTGCGGGCGATGGAGGTCTTCGGCCCGGTGCTCACCGGCCTCCACGGTCTGGCCGAAGCGCCGAACCAGGTGACCGTGCTGCGCAAGGCCGAGCACGCCATGGCCCTGCGCACCGGTGACCACGCCATCCTGTCCTCGCTCGGGCGGCCGGTGTCCCTGGCCGGGACGAGGCTGGCGGACGACGGCGAACTCCTGGTCCGTGGCCCGCACGTCGCGCGGTCGTACTGGAACGGCGACCGGCTGGACGGCTGGCTGCCCACGGGTGACGTGGTGCGTGAGGACGAACGCGGCTTCCTCCACCAGGTCGACCGGAAAAAGGACCTGATCGTGTCCGGCGGTTACCACGTCTACGCGCGACCGGTGGAGGCCGCGCTCGCCACGCACCCGGCGGTACGCGAGGTGGTGGTCATCGGGGTGCCGGACGACAAGTGGGGAGAGGCGGTGACCGCCGTGGTGGTGGCCGATCCGGCGAGCGGGGTGACCGGTGCCGAGCTGACGGCCCGCGCGGCCGAACAGGTGGGGCGAGTCCGAGCGCCCAAGGCGGTCGAATTTGTCGAATCCCTGCCGACGCTCGCTTCGGGCCTGCCCGACAAGGCCGCGGTGCGGGCGGGGCGACCGGTGGGCGGTTACCCCGCCCGGCCGCGATGAGCGCGGTGGGCCCGCTCGGCGGCGGGTTGACCATCAGCGACCAGCTCGCCCGGAACG
Coding sequences within:
- a CDS encoding group II truncated hemoglobin, with amino-acid sequence MGDTGPTVYEWAGGAEAWHRLTEVFYQKVVKDELLAPLFAHMEPDHPEHVALMLGEVFGGPADYTERFGGYPRLVARHRGRDIQPEQRARWVELMLETADEVGLPDDAPFRSAFVAYLEFGSRRAMANSKPGATPGRRETLKLWGWGEAAPGEE
- a CDS encoding class I adenylate-forming enzyme family protein, with translation MGIADRIERLLREAPDDAEAIEHHGVWWSWGRLRACAQTADEALRAARTGPGARVGLILDNRPEHVAALAALLAGGRCAVVLNPLQPADRLAADIAGAGVSTVLGGSDHLAAAGLPTAEVRAVELGRDGAVRSSGGPDLVRPGSGPGVAFELFTSGTTGPPKRIALSYRQLDQALASAGQAPEPEALLLPSVSVIAAPLVHIGGLWGVLSALHTGRRMVLMTRFSVWPWVEAVERYRVRAAFLVPAALRDILADDVPRERLASLKLITSGSTVLPAELADSFYRRYGIRVLTTYGATEFAGAVAGWTYALHEKWWDRKAGSSGQAYPGVRLRVTGEAGAVLPAGQVGRLEVRTAQSARGAGAWVRTSDLARIDEDGFLWVVGRADDAINRGGFKVRPDAVRRALERHPAVREAAVAGLPDVRLGAVPVAAVELEPGQPRPAVAELLDLCRAELLPYELPRHVLLVDALPRSPSAKVSRTDVLELVRAALAEEALTP
- a CDS encoding GNAT family N-acetyltransferase, which produces MTQETHETMSTTETPRSIPTALPGFTVRVATPAEWARVTEWANREGWNHGFSDAACFLATDPHGFFLGYLGDRPVAAVSLVNHNDGYAVWGHYLVDPGFRAQGYGRATCRVARKHAGDRILASDAMPGQVTNYTRSGLVRAHDTVHYTGLPRPSGDAAAGVVPYEPAWLDAVTDYDRLSFPDGRPAFLAHWLAAEGHRTFLRVTDGVLTGYGVLRPAPLRWRIGPLVADTEQDGEALFAALTTGLGPDEEVSLFVPERQGWFAAARGLTEEFRVVRMYTAAVPEGRAERVYAIGSLELG
- a CDS encoding methyltransferase; translated protein: MTDLSKARGTLMRRLFGSRATEVVALMARMDLADAIGDGVADAEVLARSYDLAPDRLHRLLRALTSLGMCAESAPGKFTLTEAGALLRQDHPESMYDFARFHTAPETLRPWTSLERSLYTGRAAFEEHFGQPLYDHLADHPELSARFAAAMSEESRTTAETIAEHYDFGPFRTVTDIGGGDGTLITAILRRNPGLHGTVFDTAEGVAQAADRVRAAGLGDRCVITTGDFFTAVPAGSDLYLIKSTLHNWDDEHAVRILRSCRAALGEHGRLLIIDVLLPERVGPDPAGLNPYIKDLQMLVLVGGQERTLADFDRLTAAAGLAIGSVVALPAHVGLSLIEARPA
- a CDS encoding AMP-binding protein, yielding MIPSSSTGELVERCALRYGGQIAVVCGERRLTYRAQLARIRQTGRALLSLGLRRGDRVALLMANGPRLLDVYFGLLWAGLAVVPLDPVGGRRDHAFRIRDSGARAVVHDSGQDGQVAAEHTLDAEHLARLADREATGPGRPETGPDDLYGIFYTADAEGRARGAVHTHATYLWAVLGHLLDAGLGECDRFAHVAPITHAGGVFVLPTWLRGGTNVLLERFDPELFAHTVETERITATMVVPTMLNLLLDHVGGNAAGLRSLSTVVYGVAPMRRARLLRAMEVFGPVLTGLHGLAEAPNQVTVLRKAEHAMALRTGDHAILSSLGRPVSLAGTRLADDGELLVRGPHVARSYWNGDRLDGWLPTGDVVREDERGFLHQVDRKKDLIVSGGYHVYARPVEAALATHPAVREVVVIGVPDDKWGEAVTAVVVADPASGVTGAELTARAAEQVGRVRAPKAVEFVESLPTLASGLPDKAAVRAGRPVGGYPARPR